DNA sequence from the Coffea arabica cultivar ET-39 chromosome 11c, Coffea Arabica ET-39 HiFi, whole genome shotgun sequence genome:
TCACTTCTATGGATATCAGAAGCAGAAATCTCAGATCAATCAACCTCATACCTCGTAAATGCTGCTTAACACAGTTCGCCGCATCACAGCCTCCCTCAAAGCAGTCAGGACCTTATGCGATGGCTCTAAAGGTGCTGCATCCAGAGATAAAAGCAACAATCAATATCAAGTTCAACTATAAGAGGTTTCTTATCATGAAGACTTTAGGTCCTTGACATTCTTCACAATTCAAATAAAACAGAACACTTTTATAAGCCAGAAAAAATAGCATATCATACTATGTGAACTATTGCAGCAAATATTCAGTGCAATATCATGTGATTTTGACATAACTGAGATCACAAAAAAATTGAAGCTGTGCCTTCATTGCTCGTACCTTTTTCACACGACATAGATAATTCTCCTCCCTCTGGTTGGACAGAAGCTCTTTCCCAGTGAATAAGTTCTTCAACACTGGAGTCAGTCCAATTGTGCTTTTTCAATTCACCAACAAGACATCCGTCTATTCTTGAACAGCTGATGGGTATACTATAAATGCCACATGGAAGTTCTTCCCAGAAGTTCAGTTGGCCCATTGTTTTTGACTCTTCAAAATCTGCAACTGAATTTTAATTGAATAAATAGAGGCTGTTCATAGATGACAAAATCTAAATAGAACCTGCATAGAAAACCTTAGCATTAAGACATCTATGATGAAGTATCAAAGAACTAGTATTACCATGTAGACGAGATCTATGTTCAAACGAGATTTATCCCTATTCACCTTCAGATTACAAACCCTGGAACCTAATATACATGGGATGGAAACTGGGACCTCAAAAAAATAACCCCGCTGAACATGTGGACCCATTGTAGTAAAACATCaaagctaatgaacttattTATGCACTATAAATTATGGCAATGGCAAAAACTATTTGTAAATGCACAAACCAACCATTCTAAGCGGTTTATTGCAGAGAGAAGTTTCAGAAAACCAATCACTCAGTCCATCACATATAAGCGTACAAAGATAGTTCCTTGAATATTTTAGTTTCCATCACACACTCATCGACTTTAGAACCATTTTACAGCTTGAATTGCAAAATTATATTAGGAAGCACAGTAAAAGACAAGGACAAAATACCAGAACTTTCAAATTCAGAAGAAAGAGGTGAGACAGAAGCTAATAGAAGACGTGAGTCCTGTGGTGTTGGCCAGTGGACAAGGAGGCTTCGTCTTCCAAATGCATCTCGCCCAAACCACAAGGTTTTGGAACTATTCTGTATACCCAGCAAAGGTAAAACTTCAGAAATCATAGTCTCCAAAAGGCATTCTGCATCATCTGATACTTTTGTAACAGAAAACTTACCAATTAGAGTTACCTGCCAATAAATCAAAGCCCATGGCCCCTTGATTCTGGAGAGAACTTGAGGAACAGAAGTTTCCCCTTCTTTACAAGAATGATGTTTTGAATTTTGGTCATGGGAGATACAAGAGCAGCACTGACCTAGATATTGCATCAGAAGCTCTGAATCATTGCTGTCACAGCTAATATAGATCCCTCCAAATATTTCTCCTGAAGAAATTACAGCAACATtaacaacatataaacatcatatcaTCTGTGTCCAAACCTCAGTAGAGATCCTTCAACAGGATGTAGAGAAACAATGAGTTTCTCTAGTTTAAACAAAAGATCAAGGATTAGAAGCCAACTTTGGTCCAccacaaatttaattttttttttgtaatcctGCTGTTTAGGAACTAATGTATACTAGACCATCAAATAAGGTTGTAGATCAAATTCACTTTTCACcagtttttgcattcatgtaatCCCACAGGTTGCTATATAGTTATCAGGCCAATATATTTAAGACTGAATAGTAAACAAATGCCACGACACACAGACTATTATTTATTTATCGTACCATTATAGACAAGAATATTCCCAGACAAATCCACCAATGGCTGAACAACTGGCTTTGTTCCTCTTAATTGTAACGTAGCACCAACAAAGTGTAGTTGTCCAAAAGATTCGTGGTTAAAACCATTTGCTCTCCGACTAGATGCTTCACTTTCCAAAAGGAGGTAACCAGAAGATGTTCTAAAATGATGTGAAGCTTCACCCTCACCCAACTCAACCAACAACATATCCTGCTCCACTCCAACAGCAAAAGATTGTTTGAGACTAATGAAAACATTCTTGCTCCCTATGCTGTCAGGACCTCTTCTATGCAGGGCTACTTTTATATCATCTATATGAAACAACACCTGAAGGCCAAAATTAACGTTAGATGCCAAACATATGGAATAGACAAATGACAATGATGACCCATTCATTACGTTCTTTTAGCAACTGCACAAAAATGCTCACACTAAAAGGTGTCCAGAATCCTCGTTGTAAAAAAGGCATCACCAATATACAAACAATAAGAGGAGCACTTCATAAATGCAGATAGTCACTCGCTTTAGATTGTGTTCACCAcagaattttcattttttaaatcaatTCGTCTTGTATTTTTGTCAAATTCCTTCTTGCCTTCCTCTTCCAATAACCTTGCACGTTCTATCCATGTTGATGCAGATTAAAGCTATAAACCGAGCATTTTCCTCATTTCCCATATATAATTGCTTACCGCAGCATATATCAGCTCTAAGCtaaaataatagtaataaaGATCACATTTTTATGGCAAAGAGCAGCAATTTTATACAAAGTGATGATAACCCTTTCCTAGTTTTTAAGGCAAAGCACAGTAAATATCAACATGCTAATATCGCAATATACATTATAAGCTTAAAAATATGATCTTTATTATCaatccaaccaattaaacttgaATTAGGACGGATTAAAaaccaaaaagcaaaaaaaaaaggggggggggggaaactGACGAAAATACATGAAGGGTCACAGATATAATACCTGTTCTGGAGGTTGAGAATGTGGAGAGACATATTcaggaattaaatttgataaaTCTATTCGAATCCCAGATACAATCAGAGCTATTCCACACATCTTCTCACACTGTCTCCCTCTTTGCTTTGTTTTGATTAAACCCTAAACCCCAGTGCAAAAATTCGGTGCTCAACTGCAAGGATGAGGAGGAAGAAACGAAACGACAGAGTATCGGTGTAAAAGTTCAATTTACTATAGCACCCTCGGGTTGATCAAATTtggtttatttccatttttaaATCGGAATAAAATTGGGCTCAAGTTTTTGATTCATGCTtaaacaaacttttgttttaGTCAAACCTTGACAAAGACCAAATTTGCTTGTGGAGGGGTACAATGAAGAGCGTTAAAAATTTTACAAGAAATTCAATTCATGCTTTAATTCGATGAGTTACCAAACTAATCTCCAAAGCTGTTATTCTTCTCGAGCacattttgatgattttagctGTTTGCACCCAAAATAATTTGCCAAAATCCAAGTTCCGTGTTCAAGCCAAATTTTCCATTCATTCAATTGAAAACTTGGCCAATATTGATATGTTTGGATAGACATTATTTATCTAAGTATTATTTATTTGCATTACAAATACATTTTTCTATatctatttttatcttttcaatcatctttttatcttatatatatcacatcgtaaaaaatattctaaataatatttcaaataatctccgaTCCAAATGCACTTTAATTGCAATATGACCCCAATTAATTGATATGGGGCAGAAAATTAGACAAATGATGAGCATTAGTTGTACATTTTGAAGGAATATTTGCATTTCCTACTCTTTTGTGGATTTAATTGTAGAGCTATCGAGTTATGATAGTTGTAGGCTTATGAATTAGTTGTTTAATGACTGTATTACTATCACAATTGTAGACTCGTTGTAATCTCGGCAAGGCTGGAAAAGATAGTGCATAGATGACACAATATGAAAGTCTTCcgtttttttggtatttatccTTTAAACATAAGGCAAATCACATGGAATTTTTCGGATCACGGGGCAGGTGCAACCGTTCTTGACGGTTTTGTGCATTTTGTACACCGCGTAACTTCGTTTTCATACGGAGTAATTCTGCTTGCACAATATGTAACtttagaacaaatttttgtgGGTTCCACATATGTTGTTAAAAATTAGGTACAAGAAATGATCTGAACCATACATTTTTTTTGAACCAAATCTTGGCCACTAACAGCTCAGGAGCGGTCCATCTATGACTGCTCTTGTCCCTCATCCGAATTTTTCGGTATTTTATCCTTTAAACATCCATCACAACATTACTAATGAATTCCTTACGCGGCACAACATATTCTAGCTGTACAAAAAGGCAGCGATATCTCGGAATGCCCCGTGCATCAAGTAGGACAGCAAATTGACTAACCGTGCTCCTCCTTTTTCTTGGAGATCATTCTAATTCCTCATTAATGTACGCAATTGCTTCAAGATAGCCCCCAGTCTTCACTCTTCCGTGCATGCATGTTTATCAACAATTGCTGCTGATCAATCAAGTCATGATGAATATACATTCAATTTTACAGGCTCATGGTATTGACATGAGGGGAGCAAAGCCAAATGAAAATACTTACTCTAGGTTGTTTAAGGATAAGCAGGTTCGAACTAATGACTTTCATCACGTCAAGGCGATACTTTAGTCTCGAATTATATCTCTTTTTCGTTCGCATCGAGAAATAGAATTGACTAATCATAAGTCAAATGATCGAAAAATTCAACGCCGCTATTCTTAAATAATTTGGAGTCGGTCCTTTCCTTTAGAGGTGctatcgagccgagtcgagctcgagtcaaaAATTTGTTCTAAAGTTACATATTGTGCAAGCAGAATTACTCCGTATGAAAACGAAGTTACGCGGTgtacaaaatgcacaaaatttgtgctactcgaactcgagctcgagctcgatcgagtAAAAAAATTTGGACTCAAGTTCGACTCGatgaaataaaactaaactcgagctcgactcgtttgagCTCGAGTAAATATCAAACCCGagctactcgagctcgagctcaagttttgaaataaatctataattttttttaaatatataatatataatataatataaatatataatataaaatataaataaaatatgaaagCTCGATTAAGCTCGACGagcacttgagtatttatttcttgagctcgaactcgactctaAATTTAACGagtagctcgagctcgagctcgaactcgattttaccgagctcgagtcaagcttTTGATCAAGCTGCTCGTGAGCTACTCACGAGCAGTTTGACTTACTAGCACCCCTACTTTCCTTCGCACTATTATCAttacaaatatgaaaaataCTGATCAAAATCATATTCAATTGTCAATTGTCCCCGCCGGAAATAGGATTTGAGAAATTGGCAACTCTTAAGGGTGAATTTTTTAACCGTTGCCATGCATTATGGATGCCAGCCCTGGTTAATTCCAAAATTAATATGGGCTCTGGAACTTCGTGGAATGACTTTTGCaggttggatttttttttcctacatTCTTTGTGGTTCTGTAGGAAACTCATATCGCAAAGTTTTTGCTTTTATTTGACTGCTAATATTGGAAAGCTTGCGTGAGTTGGTGCATGCATGCATGGAACGTGGGAGGACAGCGGTTGAATTTCTGAAGGGTGACGTGCAGATTTTGACAACAAATATTCCTGAAGGAATTTACCTCTAATCTAAAATTTTAAACCATTTAGGTTACAGAAAAGCCAAACGCCTCCGTAGCATAGTGGTAGTGCGTTCGCTTCGTAAGCGAAAGGTCGCGAGTTCGATCCTCGCCGGGGGCTTTTTGGGACAGTTACTTATCATCTTCCAAAGTTTTTTTTGAGAGTTGTTGTGGTCGTGCAAGTTATGGTCACCCAACTTTTACAAGTCACATAGAAGAACTCGTGCTTCCGGCTTCATATGCTTTCCAACTAGTAATAGTTAGTAAATTAAAATTCATTAATTTTGGTTCTTATCTAGTTATCTCCAATTAATAGCAGaatgtaattttcattttcaatagTTTGTTCGTGATAGactcttttccccctttttttccctttttatggATTCAATAATGATATGttaataaaatcaaaatttcaaatgcaATGTGAAAACTTTTATGATAGGTTATCAAAAAGGATTTCTCTTATTAATGCCCATTAACACACTTAAATcacatttatttttctacatttttatatatatagtcacaataaatacattttttatatttaactacacttaaaaaaattaacattCTAAACTCCTCTTAATGAGAATGGGTACTTGTTACTATTACTcaacccaacaaaaaaaatatgaaagccttatttgataatccaatttGGTACTTAAACTTAATGAATTTATATCTTAGCATGTTCAGAAGCGTTTAATAACTAATAATTgaatatctaaattaattaagtggcactaaattttttaggcaaaacttgctcaaaaaataagtgataaactattcacttgtCACTAAATGtgatatacattcaaatgtGTTAGAAATAATACTTAGTAATTCAACAATTTAATAGATTTAGACTTCAtattttagattttaattttcaaattttagtttttatcaaacgcacctgAAATTAACTCAATAAAGAGCTTGTTGCTGACCTCTAATTGCTTGATCACCTTTTGCTGtctttatttgtttctttttatttaccttTTGGAGCTCACAAAGTACAATTAGTACATATTCATTTAAAGGTTGGGAGGGGCTCAATCCACATCCCTCCATACTAAATATACACCTCATATATTTATTAGACATTGATGTCTtgagtttttatttattaaatcaaaactttttgtagcatttcaatcatttttctaCACAATGAAAACAGGAACAATAATATCTTttccaaagaaaaaaattatatacCATAATCTTTATGTTAGTTCAGTAGAAAAAATTCTTTCTTATATATATCATTCCAACATTTATGTTTCATTGAagttgctttaaaaaaaaaattccttttttctttaaCGAGCCtactatatttattattttttaccaTTTCGAATACTAATTTACATATAGTCAGATGATAGATATTTATACGAAAAATTTATTATGACTGCATGTTCCATCTTGAAAACTATTGACATTTTAATTTCAGAGGCTTGAAATGCAAAGACATTGCTATTTACATGCTCATTTGTAATTGAAAATTCTTGATtgctaaattaaaaataatattcttAAACACATTGTAAATTGTTTGAAAATATTCTCTTTTAAATGGAAACATTATTGCCTCTTTTTTCCTGTGCATTGTTAACATATGTTATTTGAAACTACaagaataatcaaataaacttaATAAATGAGGACATCATTGTCCAATGAAAACATGGGATGTGGATTTAGCATGAAGGGGCGTGGATTTAACCTCTCTCTACAAATTTTAGACAATATCTTTCTTAGTGTGAATATTTTCAACATCATAACTTCCTAACTGGGACTAgctcaactcacataatttatGCAACACAATGATTCCTCAATGAATTTCAAATATGTTCTCTTTGAAATATTATCGGTTACTTAATCAGTTATCTAGCTGATTTTTAGCACATTAATTGGATTAGATATCACTTCTCCAGTAATCATTTACTTACCAATACGCGAGAGTATGtctgtatgtatgtatatatatgtgtgtgtgtatatatatatatataggatgaAATGATAATAAAGGATTAAATTTTAGGCAAAGCATAGCATAGACCTTTTGCCTGGTTTTTTTTGAAGGCAAAGCATCATGCATCTTTACTATAGTAGTATATATCATAGGCTTAATCTTCCTCATTTTAATGATTTTTGAGATCACATATATTTGTGACACGTTCTATATATTTTTCTGTCATTAATGCAGCTTTCTTTGTTAAGCAAATTGTGCTGCATGATTTTCAGCTAGTTTATTAATAATAtgaattcatatatatatatatatatatatatatatatatatatatatcatagtTTTAAGGTAATGATGTTTGCTATTATATTTTTgaagtaaaacaaataaacaaaaataaaaatgtaccAAAACTAAAGGGATTAAAAGTAGCAAAAGTCATGAATATGTTCACATTGTGCATAAAATCCCTCAAACTACATTAAATATtgggaaatttgccaaattggtccctaacatttaccaaaaacacttttttagtcctttacatataaaatcagccagaatggtccttcacatttaaattgtgAGCCAATGTGGTCTTATTGCTCGTTTTTGCTTATTTCTCCGGCTAAAAATAGCACGCCCCTCTCACATGGTCatatttttaggggcaaaacCGGAAACACATTTCATTACCCGTTGAAAGTAAAAGGAATCGACAACCACCAATATACACATTTCACCTTTGGCTctcaaagtttcaagaaaccctaaattgcATCCCCTGCCTTCGCTTTTTATTGAACTCCCCACTCCCCCCGAACTCCACACTCCCCCCGAACTCCACACCCCCTTGCTGGCTAGCTCCATGAAAATGGTTATGATCAACTCATAGCTAGGTCTTATACAAGTAACTACCTCAAAAGGGCCCATACAACCTCAAACGCTGTCGTTTTCGGTCTTCACCTCCCCTCCAGGCTCCATCCACCTAATTCTTGATGTACTAATCCCATTTTTTGCACTAGAAATGGAAACAGAGGTCCAGTCCAATAGTTTTACCTATATGGGGCGAAGGTTCAGCGGCCTCAGCATCCATGATGGTTCTTCCTCAGCTTTCAGCGACTGCAACAGCGACAGATCCGGCGAATTCCCCACCGCTTCTTCCCAGAGCCGACGTCTACTTATCGCTTGCGCCTTCTCcga
Encoded proteins:
- the LOC113715424 gene encoding uncharacterized protein isoform X2 — encoded protein: MCGIALIVSGIRIDLSNLIPEYVSPHSQPPEQVLFHIDDIKVALHRRGPDSIGSKNVFISLKQSFAVGVEQDMLLVELGEGEASHHFRTSSGYLLLESEASSRRANGFNHESFGQLHFVGATLQLRGTKPVVQPLVDLSGNILVYNGEIFGGIYISCDSNDSELLMQYLGQCCSCISHDQNSKHHSCKEGETSVPQVLSRIKGPWALIYWQNSSKTLWFGRDAFGRRSLLVHWPTPQDSRLLLASVSPLSSEFESSDFEESKTMGQLNFWEELPCGIYSIPISCSRIDGCLVGELKKHNWTDSSVEELIHWERASVQPEGGELSMSCEKAPLEPSHKVLTALREAVMRRTVLSSIYETVSLGHGHKGYAPVAVLFSGGLDSMILSALLHQCLDPEYEIDLLNVSFDGLSAPDRISARAGLKELQKIAPSRRWKLVEIDADLMKLTSEMKHVLSLISPSKTYMDLNIGLALWLAAGGEGWIYEWSLSGQQIKYKSEARILLVGSGADEQCAGYGRYKTKFRNGSWLALHEEMKLDMQRIWKRNLGRDDRCIADNGKEARFPFLDEDVIRTLLDIPLWEIADLNQPNGIGDKKILREVAQLLGLSGAAVLPKRAIQFGTRIARESNRKNFGSNRAANQASAGSVDIYGSSNFLPKLHES
- the LOC113715424 gene encoding uncharacterized protein isoform X3 encodes the protein MCGIALIVSGIRIDLSNLIPEYVSPHSQPPEQVLFHIDDIKVALHRRGPDSIGSKNVFISLKQSFAVGVEQDMLLVELGEGEASHHFRTSSGYLLLESEASSRRANGFNHESFGQLHFVGATLQLRGTKPVVQPLVDLSGNILVYNGEIFGGIYISCDSNDSELLMQYLGQCCSCISHDQNSKHHSCKEGETSVPQVLSRIKGPWALIYWQNSSKTLWFGRDAFGRRSLLVHWPTPQDSRLLLASVSPLSSEFESSVADFEESKTMGQLNFWEELPCGIYSIPISCSRIDGCLVGELKKHNWTDSSVEELIHWERASVQPEGGELSMSCEKAPLEPSHKVLTALREAVMRRTVLSSIYETVSLGHGHKGYAPVAVLFSGGLDSMILSALLHQCLDPEYEIDLLNVSFDGLSAPDRISARAGLKELQKIAPSRRWKLVEIDADLMKLTSEMKHVLSLISPSKTYMDLNIGLALWLAAGGEGWIYEWSLSGQQIKYKSEARILLVGSGADEQCAGYGRYKTKFRNGSWLALHEEMKLDMQRIWKRNLGRDDRCIADNGKEARFPFLDEDVIRTLLDIPLWEIADLNQPNGIGDKKILREVAQLLGLSGAAVLPKRAIQRIKSEKLWK
- the LOC113715424 gene encoding uncharacterized protein isoform X1, with the translated sequence MCGIALIVSGIRIDLSNLIPEYVSPHSQPPEQVLFHIDDIKVALHRRGPDSIGSKNVFISLKQSFAVGVEQDMLLVELGEGEASHHFRTSSGYLLLESEASSRRANGFNHESFGQLHFVGATLQLRGTKPVVQPLVDLSGNILVYNGEIFGGIYISCDSNDSELLMQYLGQCCSCISHDQNSKHHSCKEGETSVPQVLSRIKGPWALIYWQNSSKTLWFGRDAFGRRSLLVHWPTPQDSRLLLASVSPLSSEFESSVADFEESKTMGQLNFWEELPCGIYSIPISCSRIDGCLVGELKKHNWTDSSVEELIHWERASVQPEGGELSMSCEKAPLEPSHKVLTALREAVMRRTVLSSIYETVSLGHGHKGYAPVAVLFSGGLDSMILSALLHQCLDPEYEIDLLNVSFDGLSAPDRISARAGLKELQKIAPSRRWKLVEIDADLMKLTSEMKHVLSLISPSKTYMDLNIGLALWLAAGGEGWIYEWSLSGQQIKYKSEARILLVGSGADEQCAGYGRYKTKFRNGSWLALHEEMKLDMQRIWKRNLGRDDRCIADNGKEARFPFLDEDVIRTLLDIPLWEIADLNQPNGIGDKKILREVAQLLGLSGAAVLPKRAIQFGTRIARESNRKNFGSNRAANQASAGSVDIYGSSNFLPKLHES